A DNA window from Arachis hypogaea cultivar Tifrunner chromosome 18, arahy.Tifrunner.gnm2.J5K5, whole genome shotgun sequence contains the following coding sequences:
- the LOC112771606 gene encoding outer envelope pore protein 16, chloroplastic isoform X1, which translates to MPYSRFSGSLTSPKVDVVIDMGNPFLNLTVDGFLKIGAVAATRAAAEDTYHILQKGKGNISTRDFEKMLKKMCKEGAYWGTVAGLYVGTEYGVERIRGKRDWKNAMVGGAVTGAIVSAANNNKKDRVAMDAITGAAVATAAEFINYLT; encoded by the exons atgcctTACAGCAGGTTTTCAGGGTCCCTAACTTCGCCCAAGGTCGACGTGGTTATTGACATGGGCAATCCATTCCTTAATCTTACCGTCGATGGTTTCTTGAAGATCGGAGCC GTGGCAGCTACCCGGGCAGCTGCTGAGGATACCTATCATATCCTCCAAAAGGGTAAGG GAAATATTTCAACTCGAGATTTTGAGAAAATG CTGAAGAAGATGTGTAAAGAGGGTGCATATTGGG GAACTGTAGCTGGATTATACGTTGGAACAGAATATGGGGTGGAGAGGATCCGTGGCAAGAGAGACTGG AAGAATGCAATGGTTGGGGGTGCAGTAACTGGGGCTATTGTTTCCGCAGCCAACAACAATAAGAAAGATAGAGTTGCCATGGATGCCATTACGGGTGCAGCAGTTGCTACTGCTGCAGAGTTCATCAATTACCTTACCTGA
- the LOC112771606 gene encoding outer envelope pore protein 16, chloroplastic isoform X2 → MPYSRFSGSLTSPKVDVVIDMGNPFLNLTVDGFLKIGAVAATRAAAEDTYHILQKGNISTRDFEKMLKKMCKEGAYWGTVAGLYVGTEYGVERIRGKRDWKNAMVGGAVTGAIVSAANNNKKDRVAMDAITGAAVATAAEFINYLT, encoded by the exons atgcctTACAGCAGGTTTTCAGGGTCCCTAACTTCGCCCAAGGTCGACGTGGTTATTGACATGGGCAATCCATTCCTTAATCTTACCGTCGATGGTTTCTTGAAGATCGGAGCC GTGGCAGCTACCCGGGCAGCTGCTGAGGATACCTATCATATCCTCCAAAAGG GAAATATTTCAACTCGAGATTTTGAGAAAATG CTGAAGAAGATGTGTAAAGAGGGTGCATATTGGG GAACTGTAGCTGGATTATACGTTGGAACAGAATATGGGGTGGAGAGGATCCGTGGCAAGAGAGACTGG AAGAATGCAATGGTTGGGGGTGCAGTAACTGGGGCTATTGTTTCCGCAGCCAACAACAATAAGAAAGATAGAGTTGCCATGGATGCCATTACGGGTGCAGCAGTTGCTACTGCTGCAGAGTTCATCAATTACCTTACCTGA